Proteins from a single region of Streptomyces sp. TN58:
- the nuoH gene encoding NADH-quinone oxidoreductase subunit NuoH, with protein sequence MNTVQLAAEDLSLFGRDVWWLVLLKAVFCFAFLMVTVLFSIVWERKVVAWMQLRIGPNRHGPWGMLQSLADGVKLMLKEDIVVKRADKVVYVLAPIIAAIPAFMAIAVIPFGPAGNEVSIFGQRTSMQLTDLPIAMLYILAVASVGIYGIVLAGWSSGSTYPLLGGLRSCAQMISYEIAMGAAFASVFLYSGSMSTSAIVEAQQDRWFIVLLPVSFIIYVVTMVGETNRAPFDMPESEGDLVGGFNTEYSSIKFALFMLAEYVNMVTVSAVSVTLFLGGWRAPYPISSFWEGANHGWWPLLWFVLKVQLLLFFFIWLRGTLPRVRYDQLMKLGWKVLIPVSVVWLMMVATVRALRNEAYEIADIALYVGGAVVAILLLSLVADVFRDRREKAAAAEAAKDTEPFDPLAGGFPVPPKPGQHLAPVPRRRPRSERELIASGGTNPDSDREEA encoded by the coding sequence GTGAACACCGTTCAACTCGCTGCCGAGGACCTGTCCCTCTTCGGACGGGACGTCTGGTGGCTCGTCCTCCTCAAGGCGGTGTTCTGCTTCGCCTTCCTGATGGTGACGGTGCTCTTCTCCATCGTGTGGGAGCGCAAGGTCGTCGCCTGGATGCAGCTGCGCATCGGCCCCAACCGGCACGGCCCCTGGGGCATGCTCCAGTCGCTCGCCGACGGCGTGAAGCTGATGCTCAAGGAAGACATCGTCGTCAAGCGGGCCGACAAGGTCGTCTACGTCCTGGCCCCGATCATCGCGGCGATCCCGGCCTTCATGGCCATCGCGGTGATCCCCTTCGGCCCGGCCGGCAACGAGGTCTCCATCTTCGGCCAGCGCACCTCGATGCAGCTGACCGACCTGCCCATCGCGATGCTCTACATCCTCGCGGTGGCCTCGGTCGGCATCTACGGCATCGTCCTGGCGGGCTGGTCCTCCGGTTCGACCTATCCGCTGCTCGGCGGCCTGCGCTCCTGCGCGCAGATGATCTCCTACGAGATCGCGATGGGCGCGGCCTTCGCGTCGGTCTTCCTCTACTCCGGGTCGATGTCGACCTCGGCGATCGTGGAGGCCCAGCAGGACCGCTGGTTCATCGTGCTGCTGCCGGTGTCCTTCATCATCTACGTCGTCACCATGGTCGGCGAGACGAACCGCGCCCCCTTCGACATGCCGGAGTCCGAGGGCGACCTCGTCGGCGGCTTCAACACCGAGTACTCGTCGATCAAGTTCGCGCTGTTCATGCTGGCCGAGTACGTCAACATGGTCACGGTCTCGGCGGTCTCGGTCACCCTGTTCCTGGGCGGCTGGCGGGCCCCGTACCCGATCAGCTCCTTCTGGGAGGGCGCCAACCACGGCTGGTGGCCGCTGCTCTGGTTCGTCCTGAAGGTGCAGCTGCTCCTCTTCTTCTTCATCTGGCTGCGCGGCACGCTCCCCCGCGTGCGCTACGACCAGCTGATGAAGCTCGGCTGGAAGGTCCTGATCCCGGTCTCCGTGGTCTGGCTGATGATGGTCGCCACCGTCCGGGCCCTGCGCAACGAGGCGTACGAGATCGCGGACATCGCCCTCTACGTCGGCGGTGCCGTCGTGGCGATCCTGCTGCTCTCCCTCGTCGCCGACGTCTTCCGCGACCGGCGCGAGAAGGCCGCGGCCGCGGAGGCGGCCAAGGACACCGAGCCCTTCGACCCGCTGGCGGGCGGCTTCCCCGTACCGCCCAAGCCCGGCCAGCACCTGGCACCCGTACCGCGCAGGCGGCCCCGCAGCGAGCGGGAGCTGATCGCCAGCGGCGGAACGAACCCCGACAGCGACCGAGAGGAGGCTTGA
- the nuoI gene encoding NADH-quinone oxidoreductase subunit NuoI, with translation MSDEKWQNPVAGFGVTFKAMFKKRLTEQYPEQQKTTAPRFHGRHQLNRHPDGLEKCIGCELCAWACPADAIYVEGADNTEEERYSPGERYGRVYQINYARCILCGLCVEACPTRALTMTNEFELADASRESLIYTKEQLLAGLSEGMVEAPHSIFPGTDEQDYYRGLVTGAAPGTVRQVAVSKGEEPADAAGGTAAEVGA, from the coding sequence ATGTCTGACGAGAAGTGGCAGAACCCGGTGGCCGGCTTCGGCGTGACCTTCAAGGCCATGTTCAAGAAGCGCCTCACCGAGCAGTACCCGGAGCAGCAGAAGACGACCGCCCCGCGCTTCCACGGACGGCATCAGCTCAACCGGCACCCCGACGGTCTGGAGAAGTGCATCGGGTGCGAGCTGTGCGCCTGGGCCTGTCCCGCCGACGCCATCTACGTCGAAGGCGCGGACAACACCGAGGAGGAGCGCTACTCCCCGGGCGAGCGGTACGGCCGCGTCTACCAGATCAACTACGCCCGCTGCATCCTGTGCGGGCTGTGCGTCGAGGCGTGCCCGACCCGGGCGCTGACCATGACGAACGAGTTCGAACTGGCCGACGCCAGCCGCGAGTCGCTCATCTACACCAAGGAGCAGCTGCTCGCCGGGCTGAGCGAGGGCATGGTCGAGGCCCCGCACTCGATCTTCCCCGGCACCGACGAGCAGGACTACTACCGCGGACTGGTGACGGGGGCCGCCCCGGGCACGGTCCGGCAGGTGGCGGTCTCCAAGGGCGAGGAGCCGGCGGACGCGGCCGGCGGCACCGCGGCGGAGGTGGGGGCATGA
- the nuoK gene encoding NADH-quinone oxidoreductase subunit NuoK, which produces MNPVNYLYLAALLFTIGATGVLIRRNAIVLFMCVELMLNACNLAFVAFSRMHGNLDGQIIAFFTMVVAAAEVVVGLAIIVSLFRTRHSASVDDASLMKL; this is translated from the coding sequence GTGAATCCGGTCAACTACCTGTACCTGGCGGCCCTGCTGTTCACCATCGGCGCCACCGGAGTGCTGATCCGCAGGAACGCGATCGTGCTGTTCATGTGCGTCGAGCTGATGCTCAACGCCTGCAACCTCGCCTTCGTCGCGTTCTCGCGGATGCACGGCAACCTCGACGGCCAGATCATCGCCTTCTTCACGATGGTCGTCGCCGCCGCGGAGGTCGTGGTCGGCCTGGCGATCATCGTGTCGCTGTTCCGTACCCGCCACTCGGCCTCGGTCGACGACGCCAGCCTGATGAAGCTGTAA
- a CDS encoding NADH-quinone oxidoreductase subunit J, whose protein sequence is MSAIAATATSGGEAVQFWILGTIAVIGALATILMKRAVHSALSLAGTMIILAVFYLANGAYFLGVVQVIVYTGAIMMLFLFVVMLVGVTAADSLKETIKGQRWLAVLCGLGFGILLFAGIGHAGLGQFNGLGRINSAGHVEGLAQLIFTKYVFAFEITGALLITAAVGAMVLTHRERTERAATQRELAERRVREGVQLPPLPAPGVYARHNAVDVPGLLPDGTPSELTVSKTLRARGQIRDVSGEALDDLKALEQRSAERLGREEASK, encoded by the coding sequence ATGAGCGCCATCGCCGCGACCGCCACCTCCGGCGGTGAGGCCGTGCAGTTCTGGATCCTCGGCACGATCGCCGTCATCGGCGCGCTGGCCACGATCCTCATGAAGAGGGCCGTGCACAGCGCACTCAGCCTCGCCGGGACGATGATCATCCTGGCCGTCTTCTACCTCGCCAACGGTGCGTACTTCCTGGGCGTCGTCCAGGTCATCGTCTACACCGGCGCGATCATGATGCTCTTCCTCTTCGTGGTCATGCTCGTCGGCGTCACCGCCGCCGACTCCCTGAAGGAGACCATCAAGGGCCAGCGCTGGCTGGCCGTCCTGTGCGGCCTCGGCTTCGGCATCCTGCTGTTCGCCGGGATCGGGCACGCCGGACTGGGCCAGTTCAACGGACTCGGCCGGATCAACTCCGCCGGGCACGTCGAGGGCCTGGCGCAGCTGATCTTCACCAAGTACGTCTTCGCCTTCGAGATCACCGGCGCGCTGCTGATCACCGCAGCCGTCGGCGCGATGGTGCTCACCCACCGCGAGCGCACCGAACGGGCCGCGACCCAGCGTGAGCTGGCCGAGCGCCGCGTACGCGAGGGCGTGCAGCTCCCGCCGCTGCCCGCGCCCGGCGTCTACGCCCGGCACAACGCGGTGGACGTGCCCGGCCTGCTGCCGGACGGCACCCCGTCCGAGCTGACCGTCAGCAAGACGCTGCGCGCCCGCGGCCAGATCCGCGACGTCTCCGGCGAGGCGCTCGACGACCTCAAGGCGCTGGAGCAGCGCTCCGCGGAGCGCCTCGGCCGTGAGGAGGCCTCGAAGTGA